The Porphyromonas sp. oral taxon 275 DNA window ACATCGTGCCTCCTACGATCAACCACGCGGACGATGACCTCGACCCCGAGATTGACTACAAGCTGAACTTCACCTTCGGTCAGGCACAGCGTCGCCCCGTGCGTGCTGCCCTATCGAATACCTTCGGCTTCGGCGGACACAACGCGAGCGTCATCTTTAAGAAGTACGTCAAGTAGTCCATACCCTAGCATTCCCTACGGATAGGAAGTATGATCCTAAGATTCCTCCGGGACAACCTCAAGAGGCTCCTTGGGCGCAGGCCCAAAGAGCCTCTTTCGCTACTCGTCGAGCTCCTCGGCTTCGAGCCGCAGGATAGGGCGCTCTATGACCTAGCCTTCCGCCACAGCTCCATGAGCCGTACGGATGAGACGGGCTTCAAGCTCAACAACGAGCGCCTGGAGTTCCTCGGCGACTCCGTCCTCGCCACCGCGATGAGCCACTACCTCTACCTCGAGCATCCCCACTGGGACGAGGGGGAGCTGAGTAAGCACCGCGGAGCGATGGTCAAGCGTGCCGTCAACAACGCCGTGGCCCTACGTATGGGCCTTGATCGCTTCCTGCAGATACGGCGCGACGTGCGTCAGGGCAGTAGTGACATCTATGGCAACACGCTGGAGGCGCTCATCGGGGCGATCTTCCTCGATAGGGGCTACCTGCGTGCCGAGGCCTTCGTACTGGAGCGCGTACTGCCCCTCTTCCTCGAGCTGGAGCGTAGCCTCATGGACCAGACGATGAACTATAAGTCCCTCCTGCTGGAGTGGACGCAGAAGCATCGGCTGAGCCTCGACTTCCGCATGCTGCAGGAGCCGAAGCGCAGCGGCGTGCCCTTCGTCTGTGGGGTCTTCGTCGATGATAAGCGTATCGGCCTCGGGCGGGGTCTCAACAAGAAGGAGGCCCATCAGGACGCCGCGCACAAGGCGCTGCTGGCGCTCTGCCGTGCCGACGAAGCCGTCGCCCGCGAGCTCGGCATCAATCCCGCCCTCCTCGAGAGCTCCGAGGCCTAGGCGCCTCGCACGCCTAGGACCCTAGGAGCATGTGCTCGTTCCAGGTAAGCCCCTTCCCTAGATCTCAGTTCTCTCCCCTAAACTGTACACAATATGGATAGCGCCAAGCAATTGTCCTCGACTGTTCTTTCTCTTCGCTTCCCCCTGATGGTGCTCGTCGTGCTGATTCATTCGGTACCCATCAGTCCAGATATGCTATCGGGAGATTTTGCTGCCTATAAGTATGCAGTGATATTGATAAAGGAAGTCTTCGCTCGTGTAGCTGTGCCTGCTTTCTTCGTCTTCTCTGGCTACTACGCCTTCTTAGGCAAAGATCTAGGGAAAAGGGATGTGTATCTCTCCGAGGCGAAGAAGAAGGTGCGGACGCTCGTCATCCCCTACTTCCTGTGGAACCTTTTGGCTCTAGTCTTTTGGGGAGCAAAAGACTACCTAGTTTCGCTGCTCGGATACAGCGTCAATACACCCTTCCACTTTGCCTGGTCTGAGTTGCCGAACTTGTTTTGGTTTGACTGTGTCAATTATTCCATGTGGTTTGTGCGAGACCTGATTGTCATGACACTCTTCACTCCGGTGATTTACGTCCTCCTTCGTGTGACGCGAGGGTACTTTGTCTTGGGGCTCTTTATCCTTTGCTTATTCGTAGATGCTTCCTTTCATATACTAGGATGTGGCATGCGCTCTTTCCTGTTCTTCTCCTTGGGGGCTCTTGTTGCGATGAAAAGCTGGGATCCAATAGCCAAGCTCAAGCCACTTCGGGGGCCCAGCTACCTCCTTTGGCTAGTGGCTACCTTTACGCTCCCCTTGGTCTTTGATAAAAGCTATTTCCCTCACCTCGAGATCTTCTATCTCATGCTAGCCATTGCTAGTGTGGTATTGCTCTTCGCTTCTCTCCAAGAGCGTGCTCCTGGCTTCGTGGCTTTGCTGCAAAGAATGAATAAGTACGTATTCTTTATCTACGGAGCACACACAATAGTAATCCTTAGTCTAGTTCGCGAAGTGCTGATACGTATCCCCATCTTTGCTGGGAGCAGTTCAGGGCTTATCCTTGCCTACTTGCTCACTGCTGGGATAGACATCGCTCTTACATCGGTGGCCTATCAGGTGATGAAGCGTTGGGCACCGAGGCTGCTATCTATCCTTTGTGGCGGTCGTATATCCTAGAAGCTGCTTGCATTACTGTTCTGCTCTGCTCCAGTGGAAGTTTTGCTGCCCGCTAGATAGCGCTACGAGATGAATCGATTCAAAGGCTTTTTCTTCGGGATGCTTGCCTCGGCGAGCTTCGGTCTGATCCCGCTCTTCACCCTGCCGATGATGCAGGAGGGGCTCCAGACGGATAGCATCCTCACCTACCGCATGTTCTTAGCCTCGGCACTGGTGGCGGTGCTGATGCTGCTGCGCGGGGTGAGCTTCGCCACGCGCTGGCGTGAGCTCCCGTGGTTCGCCTTCCTCGGCTTCTTCTACTACGGCTCGGCCGCGCTGCTCTTCCAGGGCTACCACAGCATGAGCAGCGGGATGGCCACGACGCTGCACTTCCTCTACCCGATCGGCGTGACGCTGATCATGCGCCTGGTCTTCGGCCAGCGCACCTCGCCGTACACGATCCTAGCGATCGTGCTGGCCCTCTCGGGTGTGGCGCTGCTGAGCCTCAAGGGCGATGTCGGCATGGGGAGCTCGCCGCTGGCCTTCGCCCTGGTGCTGCTCTCGGGCTTCTCCTACGCAATCTACCTGGTGGCGGTCAATAATGTCCAGCTGCTGCGTGCGATGGACAACCTCAAGCTGACGCTCTACTCCCTGCTCTGCGGCGGCATCTACTTCCTTGTCGATACGCTCCTCTCGGGAGGGCTGCAGCCGCTGCCCTCGACGGCGGCGCTCGGCAATCTCCTGCTGCTGGCGCTCGTCCCCACGCTCATCTCCAACCTCTGCCTCGTGCGCGCCATCAAGAGCATAGGCTCGACGCTGACCTCCGTCCTCGGCGCTATGGAGCCGCTGACGGCCATCGTCATCGGCGCGCTCGTCCTCGGTGAGCAGGTCACGCCCGTGATGCTCGTGGGGGTGCTGCTGATCGTCTCCGCCGTCACGATCATCGTTCTCTCGCCGCTGCTGGATAGCAATATCGCCGAGCGCCTACGCCGCTTCGCCCGCCGCAGCCCGAGGCCTTAGCTGCGCGGCCTCCTACGGCGCGGCTTCCCCTTATTCTTTTGCTATCGAAGGGACGGATCAGTCCCAGCGCTCGCCCCATCTAGGCGAAGGGCTCCTGATGGATATCCCTCAGGCGGCTGAGGGACGTCCGTCACGCGTGTGAGGGATAGCAGTCAGCGCTCTGAGGGATAGCCCTCGAACGGCTGGGATAAGGCTCCCGCCACACGGTGCCTCTCACGGCACTGCCGTCGCACGGATGACGCGCTCACCCTGAGTGCCGTACCCCCGCTCCGATAAATCTAACTAACTTTGTAGTCCCGTAGCTAGGCCAATGCGCCTCGAGCTATGGGACTATCCTTTTGTAGACTGACTGTAGTAGATCAATGAATATAGCCATCGTCGGAGTAAGTGGCGCCGTAGGGCAGGAGTTCCTCCGTGTCCTCGCCGAGCGCCCGATCAAAATCGACCGCCTCGAGCTCTTCGCCTCGGCGCGCAGCGCGGGCAAGACTATTAGCTTCAAGGGCAAGGAGTACACCGTGCGCGAGCTGCGTCACGGCGACGACTTCGAGGGCATAGATATCGCCTTCGTCTCCGCAGGGGGCAGCGTCTCCCTAGAGTATGCCGAGACCATCACCAAGCACGGCGCGGTGATGATCGATAACTCCAGCGCCTTCCGCATGCAGGAGGACGTCCCCCTGGTCGTCCCCGAGGTCAATGGTGCCGACGCCCTGGTGCGCCCCCGAGGGATCATTGCCAACCCCAACTGTACGACCATCCAGATGGTCGTCGCCCTCAACGCCATCGAGCAGCTCTCGCATATCGAGCGCGTCCACGTCGCTACCTATCAGGCTGCTAGCGGTGCTGGTGCGCGCGGGATGGCGGAGCTGGATGCTCAGACGAAGGCGCTGGCAGAGGGTCGTGAGCCCGAGGTATCGAAGTTCGCCTACCAGCTGGCCTACAACGTCATCCCGCAGATCGACGTCTTCGGCCAAGACGACTACACCAAGGAGGAGCTGAAGATGTACCACGAGACGCGTAAGATCATGCACAGCGACATCGCCGTCAGCGCCACCTGTGTGCGTGTCCCCGTGTGCCGTGCCCATAGCGAGGCGATCTGGGTAGAGACGCGTGAGCGCCTCGAGCTGGACGCCGTGCGCGAGGCCTTCCGTCGTGCCCCCGGGCTGGTGCTGCAGGATGATCCCGAGGATCAGGTCTATCCGATGCCGCTCTTCATCGCGGAGAAGGACCCCGTCTACGTAGGGCGTCTACGCCGTGACCTCAGCTCTGAGCGCGGCCTGACCTTCTGGTGCGTCGGAGACCAGATCAAGAAGGGTGCGGCCCTGAATGCCGTACAGATCGCCGAATACCTCATCCAGAGCGGCGACTTAGCGAAGAAGTAACCACTACCTACCATAATGAAGATTTATAAGGAGATCGAGGGGCTGCAGTCCTTCGTAGCGGAGCAGCGCGCCGCAGGCAAGCGTATTGGCTTTGTCCCCACTATGGGAGCGCTACATGCTGGACACCTAAGCCTCGTCGCCCGTGCCCTCCAGAGCTGCGACCTATGTGTCGTCAGTGTCTTTGTCAACCCCACACAGTTCAACAATCCTCGAGACCTCGAGACCTATCCCCGAGACCTCGAGGCCGACGCTTGTCTGCTGGAGGCGGCGGGTGCTACGGCGCTCTTCGCCCCCGAGGTGACGACGATCTACCCCGAGCCCGATACGCGCGTCTTCGACGTCGGTGCCGTGGCTGAGGTCATGGAGGGCGCCTACCGCCCAGGGCACTTCAATGGGGTGATGCAGGTCGTCTCACGTCTCTTCGACATCGTCCGACCCGACTGTGCCTTCTTCGGCGAGAAGGACTTCCAGCAGATCGCCGTTATCCGCGCCATGGCCCGTCAGATCGCGAGCCCCGTGGAGATCATCGCTTGCCCCATCGTCCGCGAGGAGGATGGACTGGCGCGCAGCAGCCGCAATCTGCTGCTTACCCCCGAGGGCCGTGCCGCTGCCCCCAGCATCTACCGCATCCTCTCCGAGAGCCGCGGCTGGGTCGAGACGCTGAGCCCCCAGGAGCTCATCGCCCGTGTGACCGAGGAGATCAACGCGGTGCCCACGCTGCGCGTCGAGTACTTCGACATCGTAGATACCGATAGTCTCCAGTCCATCCACAGCTGGGTAGATAGCCCCCGCCCACATGGCTGCATCACCGTCTACTGCGGTGAGGTGCGCCTCATTGATAACATTGCTTACCACTAAGCCCGCCCGTCCCTCTGCCTATGCCGACGAAGTATTATAGCCGTAGCCTCTCCGTGCTGAGCCTCCTCCTGCTGCTCAGCGCCTGCGGGGTACGCCGTCCCCAGCCCGAGCCCCTAGTCCCTCCCGTCAAGGTCGATACGACCTCCATCGAGCTCACCCCCTGGGTGCGCCCCACGGGGGACTCGATACGCCAGG harbors:
- a CDS encoding acyltransferase, producing the protein MDSAKQLSSTVLSLRFPLMVLVVLIHSVPISPDMLSGDFAAYKYAVILIKEVFARVAVPAFFVFSGYYAFLGKDLGKRDVYLSEAKKKVRTLVIPYFLWNLLALVFWGAKDYLVSLLGYSVNTPFHFAWSELPNLFWFDCVNYSMWFVRDLIVMTLFTPVIYVLLRVTRGYFVLGLFILCLFVDASFHILGCGMRSFLFFSLGALVAMKSWDPIAKLKPLRGPSYLLWLVATFTLPLVFDKSYFPHLEIFYLMLAIASVVLLFASLQERAPGFVALLQRMNKYVFFIYGAHTIVILSLVREVLIRIPIFAGSSSGLILAYLLTAGIDIALTSVAYQVMKRWAPRLLSILCGGRIS
- a CDS encoding ribonuclease III family protein, coding for MILRFLRDNLKRLLGRRPKEPLSLLVELLGFEPQDRALYDLAFRHSSMSRTDETGFKLNNERLEFLGDSVLATAMSHYLYLEHPHWDEGELSKHRGAMVKRAVNNAVALRMGLDRFLQIRRDVRQGSSDIYGNTLEALIGAIFLDRGYLRAEAFVLERVLPLFLELERSLMDQTMNYKSLLLEWTQKHRLSLDFRMLQEPKRSGVPFVCGVFVDDKRIGLGRGLNKKEAHQDAAHKALLALCRADEAVARELGINPALLESSEA
- the panC gene encoding pantoate--beta-alanine ligase, encoding MKIYKEIEGLQSFVAEQRAAGKRIGFVPTMGALHAGHLSLVARALQSCDLCVVSVFVNPTQFNNPRDLETYPRDLEADACLLEAAGATALFAPEVTTIYPEPDTRVFDVGAVAEVMEGAYRPGHFNGVMQVVSRLFDIVRPDCAFFGEKDFQQIAVIRAMARQIASPVEIIACPIVREEDGLARSSRNLLLTPEGRAAAPSIYRILSESRGWVETLSPQELIARVTEEINAVPTLRVEYFDIVDTDSLQSIHSWVDSPRPHGCITVYCGEVRLIDNIAYH
- a CDS encoding DMT family transporter, with the protein product MNRFKGFFFGMLASASFGLIPLFTLPMMQEGLQTDSILTYRMFLASALVAVLMLLRGVSFATRWRELPWFAFLGFFYYGSAALLFQGYHSMSSGMATTLHFLYPIGVTLIMRLVFGQRTSPYTILAIVLALSGVALLSLKGDVGMGSSPLAFALVLLSGFSYAIYLVAVNNVQLLRAMDNLKLTLYSLLCGGIYFLVDTLLSGGLQPLPSTAALGNLLLLALVPTLISNLCLVRAIKSIGSTLTSVLGAMEPLTAIVIGALVLGEQVTPVMLVGVLLIVSAVTIIVLSPLLDSNIAERLRRFARRSPRP
- a CDS encoding aspartate-semialdehyde dehydrogenase, which codes for MNIAIVGVSGAVGQEFLRVLAERPIKIDRLELFASARSAGKTISFKGKEYTVRELRHGDDFEGIDIAFVSAGGSVSLEYAETITKHGAVMIDNSSAFRMQEDVPLVVPEVNGADALVRPRGIIANPNCTTIQMVVALNAIEQLSHIERVHVATYQAASGAGARGMAELDAQTKALAEGREPEVSKFAYQLAYNVIPQIDVFGQDDYTKEELKMYHETRKIMHSDIAVSATCVRVPVCRAHSEAIWVETRERLELDAVREAFRRAPGLVLQDDPEDQVYPMPLFIAEKDPVYVGRLRRDLSSERGLTFWCVGDQIKKGAALNAVQIAEYLIQSGDLAKK